The Alphaproteobacteria bacterium genome contains a region encoding:
- a CDS encoding terminase family protein: MQEEPEWTEKLPTTWQAFSLEHQREPLVAQGGAPWTTWLILGGRGAGKTRAGAEWVRAQALDPAARIALIGETARDVREVMIEGVSGLLSVHEHDERPEWSPSRDLIVWPNGAIAQAFSAEDPDSLRGPQFSAAWCDELAKWRHAETTFDMLQFGLRLGTRPRQVITTTPRPIALLKRLIADPRTALTHAGTAANAFNLAPSFLQTIVGRYQGTQLGRQELDGEIVEQRSDALWRRAQLEACRVDAAPPCSRIVVAVDPPGSTGKDSSACGLVAAGRHGDLVYVLADETAAGLSPAGWAAKAIALWRRLEADCLVVEVNQGGDMVRAVIRGEDASVPVTPVRAHRTKYLRAEPIAALYEQGRVKHVGVFPALEDEMCDFGPDGLSSGRSPDRLDALVWAVHALTIARPQPRVRML; this comes from the coding sequence ATGCAGGAGGAGCCGGAGTGGACTGAGAAACTGCCGACAACTTGGCAGGCCTTCTCGCTCGAACACCAGCGCGAGCCACTTGTCGCGCAGGGCGGCGCACCCTGGACCACATGGCTGATCCTCGGCGGGCGCGGCGCAGGCAAGACGCGCGCCGGCGCCGAATGGGTGCGCGCGCAAGCGCTCGATCCTGCGGCGCGCATCGCGCTGATCGGCGAGACCGCGCGCGACGTGCGCGAGGTGATGATCGAGGGCGTGTCCGGCCTGTTGTCCGTCCATGAGCACGACGAGCGGCCGGAATGGTCGCCCTCGCGCGACCTGATTGTCTGGCCGAACGGCGCGATCGCGCAGGCCTTCTCCGCCGAAGACCCCGACAGTTTGCGCGGGCCGCAGTTCTCCGCGGCCTGGTGCGACGAGCTTGCCAAGTGGCGCCATGCCGAAACGACATTCGACATGCTGCAGTTCGGGCTGCGCCTTGGCACGCGGCCGCGGCAGGTGATCACCACCACGCCGCGGCCGATCGCTTTGCTCAAGCGGCTGATCGCCGACCCGCGCACCGCGCTGACGCATGCCGGCACGGCGGCGAATGCCTTCAATCTCGCGCCGTCGTTTCTCCAGACGATCGTCGGCCGCTATCAGGGCACGCAGCTCGGCCGCCAGGAGCTCGACGGCGAGATCGTCGAGCAGCGCAGCGACGCGCTGTGGCGGCGCGCGCAGCTCGAAGCATGCCGCGTCGACGCGGCGCCGCCGTGCTCGCGCATTGTCGTGGCGGTCGATCCGCCCGGCAGCACGGGCAAGGACTCCTCCGCCTGCGGCCTGGTCGCGGCGGGACGCCACGGCGACCTCGTCTATGTGCTGGCCGACGAAACCGCGGCGGGGCTCTCGCCGGCCGGCTGGGCCGCCAAGGCGATCGCGCTGTGGCGCAGGCTCGAGGCGGATTGCCTCGTCGTCGAGGTGAACCAGGGTGGCGACATGGTGCGCGCCGTGATCCGCGGTGAGGACGCGAGCGTGCCGGTGACGCCGGTGCGCGCGCATCGCACCAAGTATCTGCGCGCAGAACCCATCGCGGCGCTCTACGAGCAGGGGCGCGTGAAGCATGTCGGCGTGTTTCCCGCGCTGGAAGACGAGATGTGCGACTTCGGGCCCGACGGCTTGTCGTCCGGGCGCTCGCCGGACCGGCTCGATGCGCTGGTCTGGGCGGTGCACGCGCTCACCATCGCGCGGCCGCAGCCGCGGGTAAGGATGCTGTAG
- a CDS encoding phage portal protein — translation MLNALRNLLRAPEQKASRTSQLIALQSAGQARWTPRDYAALTRAGYVQNAIVYRAVKLVAENVGGASFVVEEGGATRDTHPLLDLLARPNPRQDRASFIEAIATHLLLAGNAYVEAVSVEAAPRELYALRPDRMKLVPGADGWPEAYEYTVAGRSVRFDQSAALPPVLHLTLLHPLDDHYGLAPLEAAAVAVDTHNAAAKWNKALLDNAARPCGALVFSNAEGAVIADDQFQRLKRELDEEYAGARNAGRPLLLEGGLDWKAMSLSPKDMDFMEAKHTAAREIALAFGVPPQLLGIPGDNTFSNYQEANRVFFRATVLPFANRIACALSAWLGSAFGEVRLAVDADQIDALASDRAALWSRISDAPFLTLNEKRAAVGYAALEGGDRLE, via the coding sequence ATGCTCAACGCCCTTCGCAATCTGCTCCGCGCGCCGGAGCAAAAGGCCTCGCGCACATCGCAACTGATCGCGCTCCAGTCCGCCGGCCAGGCGCGCTGGACGCCGCGCGACTATGCGGCGCTCACCCGCGCCGGCTACGTGCAGAACGCGATCGTTTATCGCGCCGTAAAGCTGGTCGCCGAGAACGTCGGGGGCGCGAGCTTCGTGGTGGAGGAGGGCGGCGCGACGCGCGATACGCATCCGCTGCTCGATCTGCTGGCGCGGCCGAACCCGCGGCAGGACCGCGCGAGTTTCATCGAGGCGATCGCGACGCATCTGCTGCTCGCCGGCAACGCCTATGTCGAGGCGGTGAGCGTCGAGGCCGCCCCGCGCGAGCTCTACGCGCTGCGCCCCGACCGCATGAAGCTGGTCCCCGGAGCGGACGGCTGGCCCGAGGCCTACGAATACACGGTGGCGGGGCGCAGCGTGCGCTTCGATCAGTCCGCGGCGCTGCCGCCGGTTCTTCACCTCACATTGCTGCATCCGCTCGATGATCACTACGGGCTCGCGCCGCTCGAAGCGGCGGCCGTCGCGGTCGACACGCACAACGCGGCGGCGAAGTGGAACAAGGCGCTGCTCGACAACGCGGCGCGGCCCTGCGGCGCACTGGTTTTCTCCAACGCCGAAGGCGCGGTGATCGCGGACGACCAGTTCCAGCGCTTGAAACGCGAGCTCGACGAGGAGTACGCCGGCGCCCGCAACGCAGGCCGGCCGCTGCTGCTCGAAGGCGGGCTCGACTGGAAGGCGATGTCGCTCTCGCCCAAGGACATGGACTTCATGGAGGCGAAGCACACCGCGGCGCGCGAGATCGCGCTCGCCTTCGGCGTGCCGCCGCAGCTGCTCGGCATTCCGGGCGACAACACCTTTTCGAATTACCAGGAAGCGAACCGGGTGTTCTTCCGGGCCACCGTGCTGCCGTTCGCGAACCGCATCGCGTGTGCGCTTTCCGCCTGGCTTGGTTCCGCGTTCGGCGAGGTGCGCCTCGCCGTGGATGCCGACCAGATCGATGCGCTCGCGTCCGACCGCGCCGCGCTGTGGAGCCGCATCAGCGATGCGCCGTTCCTCACGCTGAATGAAAAGCGTGCCGCGGTGGGTTACGCCGCGCTCGAGGGCGGGGACCGGCTGGAGTGA
- a CDS encoding HK97 family phage prohead protease produces the protein MLAPLENPAQVFRPHTRIEDDGTVEGYASLFGEVDAARDMVMPGAFARTLRSRGIRRVPMLFQHDPAEPVGVWLELYEDFRGLRARGKLIPDVTRGRELLALLRAGAIDGLSIGFRTVKGRVDPTTRVRKLIDVDLWEISIVTFPLLAGARVRAKGSVLPPPSRARARAEREWERVRGGTVLPAGPVRYKGSAVAVRRH, from the coding sequence ATGCTCGCTCCGCTCGAAAATCCCGCCCAGGTCTTCCGTCCGCACACGCGCATCGAGGACGACGGCACGGTGGAAGGCTACGCCAGCCTGTTCGGCGAGGTCGACGCGGCGCGCGACATGGTGATGCCCGGCGCGTTTGCGCGCACGCTGCGGAGCCGCGGCATCCGCCGCGTGCCGATGCTGTTCCAGCACGACCCGGCCGAGCCGGTCGGCGTGTGGCTCGAGCTTTACGAGGATTTTCGCGGCCTGCGTGCGCGCGGAAAACTCATCCCCGATGTAACGCGGGGGCGCGAGCTGCTCGCGCTCCTGCGCGCCGGTGCGATCGACGGGCTCTCGATCGGCTTTCGCACCGTGAAGGGCCGCGTCGATCCGACCACGCGTGTGCGCAAGCTGATCGACGTCGATCTCTGGGAAATTTCCATCGTCACCTTCCCGCTGCTCGCGGGAGCGCGCGTCCGCGCCAAGGGCTCGGTGCTCCCCCCGCCGAGCCGCGCGCGGGCGCGCGCCGAGCGGGAGTGGGAGAGGGTGCGCGGAGGCACGGTGTTGCCCGCCGGGCCGGTGCGGTACAAGGGGTCCGCGGTCGCAGTCAGGCGACACTGA
- a CDS encoding transporter substrate-binding domain-containing protein has protein sequence MRTCLRFFAFAMVVALLPMVFVQPASAESTLDRIIKAKKIRIAIDIGNPPFGVLNKDNEPDGSDVAVARALAKDLGAEIEWIQVPSTGRIPALVTGRADVTIASISVTSERAKTVMYCNPNGALSIVIFGPKATNIKTPADLVGKRIGITRATLEEATVPKMAPQGTSIVWFDEIGATIQSLLSGQVDAVAMSSFAGKTVADGNPDKQIENKLLVTTAFYGPIVRQGDFELRQWINTWLFVNSLNGNLAAIYKKYTGLDLPPLPTF, from the coding sequence ATGAGGACGTGCCTGAGGTTTTTCGCATTTGCCATGGTTGTCGCGCTGTTGCCGATGGTATTTGTGCAGCCGGCGAGCGCCGAAAGCACGCTCGACAGGATCATCAAGGCCAAGAAAATCCGCATCGCGATCGATATCGGCAATCCGCCCTTCGGCGTCCTCAACAAGGACAATGAGCCGGACGGCTCGGACGTTGCGGTCGCGCGTGCGCTGGCGAAGGATCTGGGCGCCGAGATCGAATGGATCCAGGTGCCTTCGACCGGGCGCATCCCGGCCTTGGTCACCGGCCGCGCCGACGTCACCATCGCGTCGATCTCGGTCACCAGCGAGCGCGCCAAAACGGTGATGTACTGCAATCCGAACGGTGCGCTTTCGATCGTGATCTTCGGGCCGAAGGCGACGAACATCAAAACGCCGGCCGACCTCGTAGGCAAGCGCATCGGCATCACGCGCGCGACGCTGGAAGAGGCGACGGTGCCGAAGATGGCGCCACAGGGGACCAGCATTGTGTGGTTCGACGAGATTGGCGCAACGATTCAGTCGTTGCTCTCCGGCCAGGTCGACGCGGTTGCGATGAGCTCCTTCGCGGGCAAGACGGTGGCGGATGGCAATCCGGACAAGCAGATCGAGAACAAGCTTCTCGTCACGACCGCCTTCTACGGTCCGATTGTCCGCCAGGGCGACTTCGAGCTGAGGCAGTGGATCAATACGTGGCTGTTCGTCAATTCGCTGAACGGCAATCTCGCGGCGATCTACAAGAAATACACGGGGCTCGACCTGCCGCCGCTTCCGACGTTCTGA